One part of the Bradyrhizobium sp. CB1650 genome encodes these proteins:
- a CDS encoding shikimate kinase, whose translation MSDAALPALGSPEAEILSALGTRSLVLVGMMGVGKSTIGRRLAARLRLPFTDADSEIEAAAGMTIPEIFERHGEAHFRDGEARVIARLLDGGPLVLATGGGAFMREETRARIAAKAVSIWLKADHDVIMRRVRRRADRPLLQTADPEGTVTRLLTEREPVYSNADITIASRDVPHDKIVEECIDTLRAHLCGGQADPQLPPDVASAVR comes from the coding sequence ATGTCCGACGCCGCGTTGCCAGCACTGGGTTCGCCTGAGGCCGAGATCCTGTCGGCGCTGGGAACACGCTCGCTCGTGCTGGTCGGCATGATGGGGGTCGGCAAATCCACCATCGGCCGGCGCCTGGCGGCGCGGCTGCGGCTGCCCTTCACCGACGCCGACAGCGAGATCGAGGCGGCGGCCGGCATGACCATACCGGAGATTTTCGAGCGCCATGGCGAGGCGCATTTCCGCGACGGCGAGGCGCGCGTGATCGCGCGGCTGCTCGACGGCGGTCCCCTGGTGCTGGCCACCGGCGGCGGCGCCTTCATGCGCGAGGAGACGCGCGCGCGCATCGCGGCGAAAGCGGTCTCGATCTGGCTCAAGGCGGACCACGACGTCATCATGCGCCGCGTGCGCCGCCGTGCCGACCGTCCGCTGCTGCAGACCGCCGACCCCGAGGGAACCGTTACCCGTCTGCTCACCGAGCGCGAGCCGGTCTACAGCAACGCCGACATCACCATCGCCTCGCGCGACGTGCCGCACGACAAGATCGTCGAGGAGTGCATCGACACGCTGCGCGCGCATCTCTGCGGTGGGCAGGCCGATCCCCAGTTACCCCCTGATGTCGCGAGTGCCGTACGATGA